A single region of the Azospirillum brasilense genome encodes:
- a CDS encoding efflux RND transporter periplasmic adaptor subunit yields MSLSPSKLALLLAVGAATAGVAGVVATQGHADAPAASAAAPPPPEVDVAPVVARKITDWQSYSGRLEAVDRVEVRPQVSGAITAVHFRNGALVKKGDPLFTIDPRPHVAEVARAEAQVAAAQAAVRFTAADLDRAQRLVQNNTVSRQTLDEKENAAREAVANLKAAQAALDLARIDLEHTQVTAPISGRVSRAEATVGNVVASGASAAPLTTLVSVSPIYASFDVDEQTYLRHIANVKDAADVPVQLGLANESGYSRGGTVEHVDNRLDSVSGTIRVRAKFDNPDGMLVPGLYARVKVGGSTPHDALMVEDRAINTDQDKKFVLVVGGDDTVQYREIIPGAAQNGLRVVKSGLAAGERIVVNGLQHARPGARISPKTVAMGKPADAIETAANQ; encoded by the coding sequence ATGTCGTTGTCTCCTTCGAAGCTCGCCCTCCTTCTCGCCGTCGGCGCCGCGACCGCCGGTGTCGCCGGCGTCGTCGCCACCCAGGGCCACGCCGACGCCCCCGCGGCGTCTGCCGCCGCCCCGCCGCCGCCCGAGGTGGACGTGGCGCCGGTCGTCGCCCGCAAGATCACCGACTGGCAGTCCTACTCGGGCCGCCTGGAGGCGGTCGACCGGGTGGAGGTGCGCCCGCAGGTGTCGGGCGCCATCACCGCCGTGCATTTCCGCAACGGCGCCCTGGTGAAGAAGGGCGATCCCCTCTTCACCATCGACCCGCGCCCCCACGTCGCCGAGGTCGCCCGCGCCGAGGCCCAGGTCGCCGCCGCGCAGGCCGCGGTGCGCTTCACCGCCGCCGATCTCGACCGCGCCCAGCGGCTGGTACAGAACAACACGGTCTCGCGCCAGACCCTGGACGAGAAGGAGAACGCCGCCCGCGAGGCGGTCGCCAACCTAAAGGCGGCGCAGGCCGCCCTCGACCTCGCCCGCATCGACCTGGAGCACACCCAGGTGACCGCCCCGATCTCCGGCCGCGTCTCGCGCGCCGAGGCGACGGTGGGCAACGTCGTGGCGTCCGGCGCCTCCGCCGCCCCGCTGACGACGCTGGTCTCGGTCTCGCCGATCTACGCCTCCTTCGACGTCGACGAACAGACCTACCTGCGCCACATCGCCAACGTGAAGGACGCCGCCGACGTGCCGGTCCAGCTCGGCCTCGCCAACGAGAGCGGCTATTCGCGCGGCGGCACGGTGGAGCATGTGGACAACCGCCTCGATTCCGTGTCCGGCACCATCCGCGTGCGCGCCAAGTTCGACAATCCGGACGGGATGCTGGTCCCCGGCCTCTACGCCCGCGTCAAGGTCGGCGGCAGCACCCCTCACGACGCGCTGATGGTCGAGGACCGCGCCATCAACACCGACCAGGACAAGAAATTCGTCCTGGTGGTCGGCGGCGACGACACGGTGCAGTACCGCGAGATCATCCCCGGCGCTGCGCAGAACGGGCTGCGGGTGGTCAAGAGCGGCCTCGCCGCCGGGGAGCGCATCGTCGTCAACGGCCTCCAGCATGCCCGCCCCGGCGCCCGCATCAGCCCGAAGACCGTGGCGATGGGCAAGCCGGCGGACGCCATCGAGACCGCCGCGAACCAGTAA
- a CDS encoding alpha/beta hydrolase: protein MGRSSDQSNTRSTGTEPCRLSVDDRTIAGHAQDIRLRLYRPLIGLTVPALIYLHGGGFTSGSLEEAETAAAAIAESVPALVVSVGYSLAPAHCFPTAAHDAHQAALWTLAEARDLNIAKGGLGVAGHDAGGHVAASLTFLARDQGEVDIRAQALLGPMLDPSLTRAGDAQAMQCDVPATAYARCYRAYLPDAAQRVHPYAAPLDSRRLAGLPPTLIVTAQKDVLRIEAEQYAANLIGAGVPTEVTRFPAISHAALPGHRPALLAVADFFRRRLSSADGRGVPV from the coding sequence ATGGGCCGCTCGTCGGATCAGTCGAACACACGCAGTACCGGAACGGAGCCATGCCGGCTCTCGGTCGATGACCGGACCATCGCCGGCCATGCCCAGGACATCCGGCTGCGGCTCTACCGGCCGCTGATCGGGCTGACCGTCCCGGCCCTGATCTACCTGCACGGCGGCGGCTTCACCTCCGGTTCGCTGGAGGAGGCGGAAACCGCCGCCGCCGCCATCGCGGAGAGCGTGCCGGCGCTGGTCGTCTCGGTCGGCTACTCCCTGGCCCCGGCCCATTGCTTCCCCACCGCCGCCCACGACGCCCATCAGGCCGCCCTGTGGACCCTCGCCGAAGCCCGCGACCTAAACATCGCCAAGGGCGGGCTGGGCGTCGCCGGGCACGACGCGGGGGGCCATGTCGCCGCCTCGCTGACCTTCCTGGCCCGCGACCAGGGCGAGGTGGACATCCGCGCCCAGGCCCTGCTCGGCCCGATGCTGGACCCCAGCCTGACCCGCGCCGGCGACGCCCAGGCGATGCAGTGCGACGTTCCAGCCACCGCCTACGCCCGCTGCTACCGCGCCTATCTGCCCGACGCGGCGCAGCGCGTGCACCCCTATGCCGCACCGCTGGATTCCCGCAGGCTGGCCGGCCTGCCGCCGACGCTGATCGTCACCGCGCAAAAGGACGTCCTGCGCATCGAGGCGGAGCAGTACGCCGCCAACCTGATCGGAGCCGGTGTGCCCACCGAGGTCACCCGCTTCCCCGCCATTTCGCACGCCGCCCTGCCCGGCCATCGCCCGGCGCTGCTGGCGGTCGCCGACTTTTTCCGCCGCCGCCTGTCCTCCGCGGACGGCCGCGGCGTCCCCGTCTGA
- a CDS encoding LysR family transcriptional regulator yields MDKLHAMRVFVRVVEVNSFTKAADTLGLPRASVTTTIQNLEAALGVRLLQRTTRKLSLTLDGAAYLEGATRILSDLEEIETSFTSARKTPRGRLRVDMPGSVGRLIIIPTIHEFHARYPDIEIMIGMSDRPIDLIQEGVDCVLRVGDLVDSSLIARRVGAFRPVTVASPAYLARHGTPRTLEELEGHTAVNYFTRTGKMHEMSFERDGVIHEVRLNGPVSVNDADAYVTCALEGLGIGQTARFMALPHLRSGALVEILKEWRPALMPISALYPHNRHLSPKVRAFVDWVAELFEGCPLMQGEEIDGYECPEREKPKPAPATAEPEGTRLCVV; encoded by the coding sequence ATGGACAAACTGCACGCGATGCGCGTCTTCGTCCGCGTCGTCGAGGTCAACAGCTTCACCAAGGCCGCCGACACGCTGGGCCTGCCGCGCGCCTCGGTGACGACGACCATCCAGAATCTGGAAGCGGCCCTCGGGGTCCGCCTGCTCCAGCGGACGACCCGCAAGCTGAGCCTGACGCTCGACGGCGCCGCTTATCTGGAGGGCGCCACCCGCATCCTCTCCGACCTGGAGGAGATCGAGACCTCCTTCACCAGCGCCCGCAAGACACCGCGCGGGCGGCTGCGGGTGGACATGCCGGGCTCGGTCGGGCGGCTCATCATCATCCCGACCATCCACGAGTTCCACGCCCGCTACCCCGACATCGAGATCATGATCGGGATGAGCGACCGCCCCATCGACCTGATCCAGGAGGGGGTGGATTGCGTGCTGCGCGTCGGCGATCTGGTGGATTCCAGCCTGATCGCCCGCCGGGTCGGCGCCTTCCGCCCGGTGACCGTCGCCAGCCCGGCCTATCTCGCCCGCCACGGCACGCCCCGGACCCTCGAGGAACTGGAGGGTCACACCGCGGTCAACTACTTCACCCGCACCGGCAAGATGCACGAGATGAGCTTCGAGCGCGACGGCGTCATCCACGAGGTGAGGCTGAACGGCCCGGTCTCGGTCAACGACGCCGACGCCTACGTCACCTGCGCGCTGGAGGGGTTGGGCATCGGGCAGACGGCGCGTTTCATGGCGTTGCCCCACCTGCGCAGCGGCGCCCTGGTGGAGATCCTCAAGGAGTGGCGCCCGGCCCTGATGCCGATCTCCGCGCTCTACCCGCACAACCGCCACCTGTCGCCCAAGGTCCGCGCCTTCGTCGACTGGGTCGCCGAACTGTTCGAGGGCTGCCCGCTGATGCAGGGCGAGGAGATCGACGGCTACGAGTGCCCGGAGCGGGAAAAGCCCAAGCCGGCTCCCGCCACTGCGGAACCGGAGGGTACCCGTCTCTGCGTGGTGTGA
- a CDS encoding MFS transporter has translation MLSSPIAAALARRNVHYGWAVVGVTFLTMLVSAGAVGAPGVLLLPLQREFGWSTADISVALAIRLLLFGLMGPFAAALINRYGVKRMVLSSLTLVSGGLLLSLAMREVWQLILLWGFVVGFGTGLTAMVLGATVATRWFSRRRGLVVGLLTASSATGQLVFMPLLSMLTEQMGWRVALALLCGLLWVAALAVLALMRDRPSDLGLAAYGEEGAATAPPPPAGSVVAAALGALRDASKTRVFWVLFATFFICGASTNGLIQTHLIPLCVDFGVPEVRAAGLLALMGIFDFVGTVASGWLSDRYDNRWLLFWYYGLRGLSLLFLPYSDFTLYGLSLFAVFYGLDWIATVPPTVRLTAERFGRERANLVFGWVFAGHQIGAACAAFGAGYARSTLDSYLPAFFIAGLLCLGAALLVPTLGRAPAAKPVPAT, from the coding sequence ATGCTGTCCTCCCCCATTGCCGCCGCGCTGGCGCGGCGCAACGTCCATTACGGCTGGGCCGTCGTCGGCGTCACCTTCCTGACCATGCTGGTGTCGGCGGGTGCCGTCGGCGCCCCCGGCGTCCTCCTGCTGCCTCTGCAACGCGAGTTCGGCTGGTCCACCGCCGACATCTCGGTGGCGCTCGCCATCCGCCTGCTGCTGTTCGGCCTGATGGGGCCGTTCGCCGCCGCGCTCATCAACCGCTACGGCGTCAAGCGGATGGTGCTGTCCTCGCTGACGCTGGTCAGCGGCGGGCTGCTGCTGTCGCTCGCCATGCGCGAGGTCTGGCAGTTGATCCTGCTGTGGGGCTTCGTCGTCGGCTTCGGCACCGGCCTGACCGCGATGGTGCTGGGCGCCACCGTGGCGACGCGCTGGTTCAGCCGGCGGCGCGGGCTGGTTGTCGGCCTGCTGACCGCCAGCTCGGCCACCGGGCAGCTCGTCTTCATGCCGCTGCTGTCGATGCTGACCGAGCAGATGGGCTGGCGCGTCGCGCTGGCGCTGCTGTGCGGGCTGCTGTGGGTGGCGGCGCTGGCCGTGCTCGCCCTGATGCGCGACCGTCCGTCCGACCTCGGGCTGGCCGCCTATGGCGAGGAGGGCGCGGCGACCGCCCCGCCGCCGCCCGCCGGATCGGTGGTGGCCGCCGCCTTGGGCGCCCTGCGCGACGCGTCGAAGACGCGGGTCTTCTGGGTGCTGTTCGCCACCTTCTTCATCTGCGGGGCGAGCACCAACGGGCTGATCCAGACCCACCTGATCCCGCTCTGCGTCGATTTCGGCGTGCCGGAGGTGCGGGCCGCCGGCCTGCTGGCGCTGATGGGGATCTTCGACTTCGTCGGCACGGTCGCCTCGGGCTGGCTGTCCGACCGCTACGACAACCGCTGGCTCCTGTTCTGGTATTACGGGCTGCGCGGGCTGTCGCTGCTGTTCCTGCCCTATTCCGACTTCACGCTCTACGGCCTGTCTCTGTTCGCGGTGTTCTACGGGCTGGACTGGATCGCCACCGTGCCGCCGACCGTCCGGCTGACGGCGGAGCGCTTCGGGCGGGAGCGCGCCAACCTCGTCTTCGGCTGGGTCTTCGCCGGGCACCAGATCGGCGCCGCCTGCGCCGCCTTCGGGGCCGGCTATGCCCGCAGCACGCTGGACAGCTATCTGCCGGCCTTCTTCATCGCCGGGCTGCTCTGCCTGGGGGCCGCGCTGCTGGTCCCGACGCTGGGCCGCGCCCCGGCCGCCAAGCCGGTGCCGGCCACCTGA
- a CDS encoding acetyl-CoA C-acyltransferase: MMDATDPVVIVSAARTPLGRFQGELSALPAHALGAHAVRAALSRAGVAPERVDEVLLGCVLPAGQGQAPARQAARGAGLPDATGATTVNKVCGSGMKATMFAHDLIRAGSADLVVAGGMESMSNAPYLLAKARGGYRIGHDRILDHLMLDGLEDAYEGGRPMGDFGEATADLYGFTRAEQDAYAVETLTRARAAIASGAFAAEIAPVTLAVKGGERTVADDENPLKVAPEKIPALKPAFRRDGTITAASSSANADGAAALLLTRRSLAEREGLPVMATILGHATHSQDPAWFTTAPIPAIRKLLDRVGWGVGDVDLFEINEAFAVVAMAAQRDLGIPRDALNVNGGACALGHPIGATGARLIVTLLHALAARGLRRGVASLCIGGGEATAIAVERSV, from the coding sequence ATCATGGACGCAACGGACCCTGTCGTCATCGTGTCCGCCGCGCGCACGCCGCTCGGCCGTTTCCAGGGGGAGCTGTCGGCTCTGCCCGCCCACGCGCTGGGCGCCCACGCCGTCCGCGCGGCGCTGAGCCGCGCCGGGGTAGCGCCGGAGCGCGTGGACGAGGTTCTGCTCGGCTGCGTTCTGCCCGCCGGCCAGGGGCAGGCGCCGGCCCGGCAGGCGGCGCGCGGCGCCGGTCTGCCCGACGCCACCGGCGCCACCACCGTCAACAAGGTCTGCGGCTCCGGCATGAAGGCGACGATGTTCGCCCACGACCTGATCCGCGCCGGCTCCGCCGACCTCGTGGTCGCCGGCGGCATGGAGTCGATGTCCAACGCGCCCTACCTGCTGGCCAAGGCGCGCGGCGGCTACCGCATCGGGCACGACCGCATCCTCGACCACCTGATGCTCGACGGGCTGGAGGACGCCTATGAGGGCGGGCGCCCGATGGGCGATTTCGGCGAGGCGACCGCCGACCTCTACGGTTTCACCCGCGCCGAGCAGGACGCCTACGCCGTCGAGACGCTGACCCGCGCCCGCGCCGCCATCGCGAGCGGCGCCTTCGCCGCGGAGATCGCGCCCGTCACTCTCGCCGTCAAAGGTGGCGAGCGGACCGTCGCCGACGACGAGAACCCGCTGAAGGTCGCGCCGGAGAAGATTCCTGCCCTGAAGCCGGCCTTCCGCCGCGACGGCACGATCACCGCGGCCAGCTCCTCGGCCAACGCCGACGGGGCGGCGGCGCTGCTGCTCACCCGCCGCTCGCTGGCCGAGCGCGAGGGGCTGCCCGTGATGGCGACCATCCTGGGCCACGCCACCCACAGCCAGGACCCGGCCTGGTTCACCACGGCCCCCATCCCGGCGATCCGCAAGCTCCTCGACCGCGTCGGCTGGGGTGTGGGCGACGTCGATCTGTTCGAGATCAACGAGGCCTTCGCGGTCGTCGCCATGGCGGCGCAGCGCGATCTGGGCATCCCCCGCGACGCGCTGAACGTCAACGGCGGGGCCTGCGCGCTCGGCCACCCGATCGGCGCCACCGGCGCGCGGCTGATCGTGACGCTGCTGCACGCGCTGGCCGCGCGGGGGCTGCGCCGCGGCGTCGCGTCCCTGTGCATCGGCGGCGGCGAAGCCACCGCCATCGCGGTCGAACGGTCCGTCTGA
- a CDS encoding SDR family oxidoreductase, with the protein MTDMSGGVALVTGGTSGIGRATAVAFAKAGATAIVTGRREAEGLETVDLVRQAGGRAVFVQADVADAEEVAALFARIERDHGRLDYAFNNAGIHFGRSVADTTEADFDRMVAVNIKGVWLCLKHELPIMLRQGKGAIVSTGSVLGQIGLAGNSVYSASKAAVEGMTRSVAIEVAKSGVRVNAVCPAIIQTPMSAGSFGGEEAVNAALGPLHPVGRVGQPREVADTVVWLCSDAASFITGQSINVDGGLTVQ; encoded by the coding sequence ATGACGGATATGAGCGGCGGCGTGGCCCTGGTCACCGGCGGCACCTCGGGCATCGGGCGGGCGACGGCGGTGGCCTTCGCCAAGGCAGGCGCCACGGCCATCGTCACCGGGCGGCGCGAGGCGGAGGGGCTGGAGACGGTGGACCTCGTCCGGCAGGCCGGCGGGCGCGCCGTCTTCGTCCAGGCCGACGTCGCCGACGCCGAGGAGGTCGCCGCCCTGTTCGCCCGGATCGAGCGGGACCACGGCCGGCTCGACTACGCCTTCAACAACGCCGGCATCCATTTCGGCCGGTCGGTGGCCGACACGACGGAGGCCGACTTCGACCGCATGGTCGCCGTCAACATCAAGGGCGTCTGGCTGTGCCTGAAGCACGAGCTGCCGATCATGCTGCGGCAGGGCAAGGGCGCCATCGTGTCCACCGGCTCGGTGCTGGGCCAGATCGGGCTGGCCGGCAACAGCGTCTATTCCGCCAGCAAGGCGGCGGTCGAGGGCATGACCCGCAGCGTCGCCATCGAGGTCGCCAAGTCCGGCGTGCGCGTCAACGCCGTCTGCCCGGCGATCATCCAGACGCCGATGAGCGCCGGGTCCTTCGGCGGGGAGGAGGCGGTCAACGCGGCGCTCGGCCCGCTGCACCCGGTCGGTCGCGTCGGCCAGCCGCGCGAGGTCGCCGACACCGTGGTCTGGCTGTGCTCCGACGCCGCGTCCTTCATCACCGGCCAGTCGATCAACGTCGACGGCGGCCTGACGGTGCAGTGA
- a CDS encoding TetR/AcrR family transcriptional regulator translates to MKVSKEKAAENRAAIVKAAGRLFRERGFDKVGVAEITKAAGLTHGGFYGHFASKDALAAEACEAAFTESLDRLPADEESPEGALDAFLTRYLSDRHRDRPDAGCPMAAFAGEVARQDPAVQERFGAGVERFFEAVEKRLPERDGEGDAGRRDRTIAIVSALVGGMALARATAPTEPERSAEILAALRRQLGVLGDGVGNGGA, encoded by the coding sequence GTGAAGGTTTCCAAGGAAAAGGCGGCGGAGAACCGCGCCGCCATCGTCAAGGCGGCGGGACGCCTGTTCCGCGAGCGCGGATTCGACAAGGTCGGGGTGGCGGAGATCACCAAGGCCGCCGGGCTGACCCACGGCGGCTTCTACGGCCATTTCGCCTCGAAGGACGCGCTGGCCGCCGAGGCGTGCGAGGCCGCCTTCACGGAAAGCCTCGACCGGCTGCCCGCCGACGAGGAGTCGCCCGAGGGAGCGCTCGACGCCTTCCTGACGCGCTACCTGAGCGACCGGCACCGCGACCGTCCGGACGCTGGCTGCCCGATGGCCGCCTTCGCCGGGGAGGTGGCGCGGCAGGACCCCGCGGTGCAGGAGCGCTTCGGCGCCGGTGTCGAGCGTTTCTTCGAGGCGGTGGAGAAGCGCCTGCCGGAGAGGGACGGGGAGGGTGACGCCGGCCGCCGCGACCGCACCATCGCCATCGTGTCGGCCCTGGTCGGCGGCATGGCGCTGGCCCGCGCCACCGCACCGACCGAACCCGAGCGGTCGGCGGAGATCCTGGCGGCGCTGCGCCGTCAGCTCGGCGTCCTGGGGGACGGCGTGGGAAATGGCGGGGCGTGA
- a CDS encoding ATP-binding cassette domain-containing protein: protein MTPAMEPMFRLDGVRFALPERLLLDLPSCDLFPHRVTALIGHNGSGKSTLLKILARQQPASSGRVLFDGRPLDRWRQRALARRIGYLPQHMPAASGLLVRELVALGRYPWHGALGAFRAKDARKVEEALALTDTAPFADRLVDSLSGGERQRVWLAMLIAQDAGCLLLDEPISALDVAHQVEVLALVRRLSRERGIGVVAVLHDVNMAARFCDDIVALQGGRLIDRGTPAEIMTPDRLGAVYGVPMAVIPHPDSGEPVALVR from the coding sequence ATGACGCCCGCCATGGAGCCGATGTTCCGCCTCGACGGGGTGCGCTTCGCCCTGCCGGAGCGCCTCCTTCTCGACCTGCCGTCCTGCGACCTCTTCCCCCACCGGGTGACCGCGCTGATCGGCCACAACGGCTCGGGCAAATCAACCCTGCTGAAGATCCTCGCCCGCCAGCAGCCGGCCAGCAGCGGGCGGGTGCTGTTCGACGGCCGGCCCCTGGACCGCTGGCGGCAGCGGGCGCTCGCCCGCCGCATCGGCTACCTGCCGCAGCACATGCCCGCGGCGTCCGGGCTGCTGGTGCGCGAGCTGGTGGCGCTCGGCCGCTATCCCTGGCACGGCGCGCTCGGCGCCTTCCGCGCGAAGGACGCCCGCAAGGTGGAGGAGGCGCTGGCGCTGACCGACACCGCGCCCTTCGCCGACCGGCTGGTCGACAGCCTGTCGGGCGGCGAGCGGCAGCGGGTGTGGCTGGCCATGCTGATCGCGCAGGACGCCGGCTGCCTGCTGCTCGACGAGCCGATCTCGGCGCTCGACGTCGCCCATCAGGTGGAGGTGCTGGCCCTGGTCCGCCGCCTGTCGCGCGAGCGCGGCATCGGGGTCGTCGCGGTGCTGCACGACGTGAACATGGCGGCGCGCTTCTGCGACGACATCGTCGCCCTGCAGGGCGGGCGGCTGATCGACCGCGGGACCCCGGCCGAGATCATGACGCCCGACCGGCTGGGCGCCGTCTACGGAGTGCCGATGGCGGTGATCCCCCATCCGGACAGCGGCGAGCCGGTCGCGCTGGTGCGCTGA
- a CDS encoding siderophore-interacting protein translates to MTRFHCDTAIPQDLLPGTPAAAADWLVAASEPYGLTFTRDGNRLTTDGPFGRLTLTVGTDALRLRAESDDRGLLERFRGSVTEQLLGLLGEDAAIVWTGDVETGALFADFREIRVAAVRDLTPRLRRITFRGRDLGRFATSDNLHVRLYLPPPGLEVPSWPRPGPDGRPVLPDPERRPAVRYYTLRRVDADAGELDIDVVLHEDDHHDDGHNDGHSGEAPGADFARRARPGDLCGMSGPYGLGVSPASWYLLAGDETALPAIARILEELPDDARGTALIEVEDAADELPLQAPAGVAIRWLHRRNAGTASPLVEAVRALPLPADSATLFAWVACEFDDLARLREHLRGCGIDRDRMLAVAYWRRTPPGTSA, encoded by the coding sequence ATGACCCGCTTCCACTGCGACACCGCGATTCCCCAAGACCTCCTCCCCGGCACCCCCGCCGCCGCCGCGGACTGGCTGGTCGCCGCCTCCGAGCCCTACGGCCTGACATTCACCCGCGACGGCAACCGCCTGACGACGGACGGGCCGTTCGGCCGCCTGACGCTGACCGTTGGCACGGACGCGCTGCGCCTGCGGGCGGAGTCGGACGACCGAGGGCTTCTGGAGCGGTTCCGCGGCTCCGTCACCGAGCAGTTGCTCGGCCTGCTCGGGGAGGACGCGGCGATCGTCTGGACCGGCGACGTCGAGACCGGGGCGCTGTTCGCCGATTTCCGCGAAATCCGCGTCGCCGCCGTCCGCGACCTGACCCCGCGCCTGCGCCGCATCACCTTCCGCGGCCGGGACCTCGGCCGCTTCGCGACGTCGGACAACCTGCATGTCCGCCTCTATCTGCCGCCGCCGGGGCTGGAGGTGCCGTCCTGGCCGCGCCCCGGCCCCGACGGGCGGCCGGTCCTGCCCGACCCCGAGCGCCGGCCGGCGGTCCGCTACTACACCCTGCGGCGCGTCGACGCCGACGCCGGCGAGCTGGACATCGACGTCGTCCTGCACGAGGACGACCACCATGATGACGGCCATAATGACGGCCATTCCGGCGAGGCCCCCGGCGCCGACTTCGCCCGGCGGGCGCGGCCCGGCGACCTCTGCGGCATGTCCGGCCCCTACGGGCTCGGCGTTTCCCCGGCCTCCTGGTACCTGCTGGCCGGCGACGAGACGGCCCTCCCCGCCATCGCCCGCATCCTGGAGGAGCTGCCGGACGACGCCCGCGGCACCGCCCTGATCGAGGTGGAGGACGCGGCGGACGAACTGCCGCTCCAGGCCCCCGCAGGGGTCGCCATCCGCTGGCTGCACCGCCGCAACGCCGGGACGGCCAGCCCGCTGGTCGAGGCGGTGCGCGCCCTGCCCCTCCCCGCGGACAGCGCCACCCTGTTCGCCTGGGTCGCCTGCGAGTTCGACGACCTCGCCCGGCTGCGCGAGCATCTGCGGGGATGCGGCATCGACCGCGACCGCATGCTCGCCGTCGCCTACTGGCGGCGCACCCCACCGGGTACGTCGGCATGA
- the fhuB gene encoding Fe(3+)-hydroxamate ABC transporter permease FhuB, whose amino-acid sequence MADTAMAPPSRRLGPAWPVIGLFLLAGLVSALVLERQLPAGLWGRALVAPDPGRLDQLAAHYVLFPRFAVALLVGAALGLAGAILQQVLRNPLAEPATLGISAGAHLSLAVATLWLPDALALGREWVALAGAGLSAAALLALSWRKGLSPVTVVLAGLVLSLYAGSVSGVMVLFNHDLLIGLFLWGAGFLDQQDWSVAAFLAPRLTVLALAAALVLRPLVLLGLGEGGARSLGLSVAGARLAGLVIAVMLAALSVAAVGVVSFVGLAAPTIVGMAGARRLGPRLLWATLCGGALLWATDALVLLAPVTYRELPTGAVTAVLGVPMLLWLLPRLRTAAPPVIAAAAPPPRAHRPALLLAGGALLLPLALWAAVAAGRGPDGWEWSAGGALAAVEPWRLPRALAALSGGAMLAVAGATLQRMTGNPLAAPEILGVSSGAILGVIVLMFSAETPSRGAQILAGGAGAAAVLAAMLALGHRDGFSPDRLLLAGIATSSISGVVVAVLMAGHDPRLQTLVTWLSGSTYMVGPADALAALLLAGIAVAAVPFVARWLDLLPLGGGVAAALGVSPPLSRAVLFSLSALLTAAATLIVGPLSFVGLMGPHLARMLGLQRAAAHLLGSALLGGLVMLAADWLGRGVIFPYQVPAGLLASVIGGPFLLWLLGRR is encoded by the coding sequence ATGGCTGACACCGCGATGGCACCCCCGTCCCGCCGCCTCGGCCCCGCCTGGCCGGTCATCGGCCTGTTCCTGCTGGCCGGGCTGGTGTCCGCCCTCGTCCTTGAGCGGCAATTGCCGGCCGGGCTGTGGGGGCGGGCGCTCGTCGCTCCCGACCCGGGGCGGCTCGACCAGCTCGCCGCCCATTACGTCCTGTTCCCGCGCTTCGCGGTCGCCCTGCTGGTCGGGGCGGCGCTGGGACTCGCCGGGGCCATCCTGCAGCAGGTCCTGCGCAACCCGCTGGCCGAGCCCGCCACGCTGGGCATCTCCGCCGGCGCCCACCTGTCGCTCGCCGTCGCCACGCTGTGGCTGCCCGACGCGCTGGCGCTGGGGCGGGAATGGGTGGCGCTGGCCGGCGCCGGGCTGTCGGCGGCGGCGCTGCTGGCGCTGTCCTGGCGCAAGGGGCTGTCGCCGGTCACCGTCGTTCTCGCCGGCCTCGTCCTCAGCCTCTACGCCGGGTCGGTCAGCGGCGTGATGGTGCTGTTCAATCACGACCTGCTGATCGGCCTGTTCCTGTGGGGCGCCGGCTTCCTCGACCAGCAGGACTGGAGCGTGGCCGCCTTCCTGGCGCCGCGGCTGACGGTGCTGGCGCTCGCCGCCGCGCTGGTGCTGCGCCCGCTGGTCCTGCTCGGCCTCGGCGAGGGCGGGGCGCGCAGCCTGGGCCTGTCGGTGGCGGGCGCCCGGCTGGCCGGTCTGGTGATCGCGGTGATGCTGGCGGCGCTGAGCGTCGCCGCCGTCGGCGTGGTCAGCTTCGTCGGGCTGGCCGCCCCGACCATCGTCGGCATGGCCGGCGCCCGCCGGCTGGGTCCGCGCCTGCTCTGGGCGACGCTGTGCGGCGGCGCCCTGCTGTGGGCGACCGACGCCCTGGTGCTGCTGGCCCCGGTCACCTACCGCGAACTGCCGACCGGCGCCGTCACCGCGGTGCTGGGCGTGCCGATGCTGCTGTGGCTGCTGCCCCGCCTGCGCACGGCGGCACCGCCGGTCATCGCCGCTGCTGCGCCGCCGCCGCGGGCGCACCGCCCGGCGTTGCTGCTCGCCGGCGGCGCCCTGCTGCTGCCGCTGGCCCTGTGGGCGGCGGTCGCCGCCGGCCGCGGTCCGGACGGCTGGGAGTGGAGTGCCGGCGGCGCCCTTGCCGCGGTGGAGCCCTGGCGCCTGCCACGGGCGCTCGCCGCGCTGTCCGGCGGGGCGATGCTGGCGGTGGCCGGCGCCACGCTGCAGCGGATGACCGGCAACCCGCTGGCGGCGCCGGAAATCCTCGGCGTGTCCTCCGGCGCGATCCTCGGTGTGATCGTTCTGATGTTCTCCGCCGAAACCCCCAGCCGCGGCGCCCAGATCCTGGCCGGTGGGGCGGGAGCGGCGGCGGTGCTGGCGGCGATGCTGGCGCTCGGCCACAGGGACGGCTTTTCGCCCGACCGGCTGCTGCTGGCCGGGATCGCCACCAGCTCCATCTCCGGGGTCGTCGTCGCCGTCCTGATGGCCGGGCACGACCCGCGCCTGCAGACGCTCGTCACCTGGCTGTCCGGTTCGACCTACATGGTCGGCCCGGCCGACGCGCTGGCGGCGCTGCTGCTGGCCGGGATCGCCGTCGCCGCCGTCCCCTTCGTCGCCCGATGGCTCGACCTGCTGCCGCTCGGCGGCGGGGTGGCGGCGGCGCTGGGGGTCAGCCCGCCGCTCAGCCGCGCCGTCCTGTTCAGCCTGTCGGCGCTGCTGACCGCGGCGGCGACGCTGATCGTCGGGCCGCTGAGCTTCGTCGGGCTGATGGGGCCGCACCTCGCCCGCATGCTCGGCCTGCAGCGGGCGGCGGCCCATCTCCTCGGCTCCGCCCTGCTCGGCGGGCTGGTCATGCTGGCGGCCGACTGGCTTGGACGCGGCGTGATCTTCCCCTATCAAGTGCCGGCCGGGCTGCTCGCGTCCGTGATCGGCGGCCCCTTTCTCCTCTGGCTTCTGGGACGGCGCTGA